The region ATAACGCAACTCTATAATCAACACCCATATGTAAAAGCACAAAGTATATTTGAAAAACTTTGTTTTCATTTTGATATTCTTTTAGAGAAACTACTCAATCTGAGTTTTTTTAGTGTAGCATCTAATGTGGACGGTTTAGATACAGAGAAAGTAATTCCTTAATCTGCAGATTcctaaaaaaacatttttaccAATCTGACGAAAAGAACCAGAGATTCGACCACGCACCTAGGCAAGGAAGCATGCTGTCTCTGAAGCGGAGTGCTGCGTTCACCTCTACTCTGATGCTCCTCAAGATGTGCAAATTGTCGCTTGAACCGATCAACACCACTAAATCAACGTAGAAGAAAGACCTTGATCAATATATCTTGAAAAGCAATACAAAATGATGTAAATTTATTTGGCACATTACATCAGCCTAATTATATGAAGTAGGGAGTCTAGAAGACAACAATCAACTACATGTGACAGAGAAAGAATGATGAAAAGCACTCATTTCTTTGCAAAGAAGGATGATCAGTTAGATCAAACACAAGACCTAGGATCAGACAATCACTAATCAGAGTGAAACCTTGGGAACTAAAGTTTCAAATTGTAGCAAAGGTGACATTAGGTGATTTTTCCCATCTGCCTAAACCTTGGTGGAGAGTTACCTAGTACTTGTGCTAGTGGGAGATAGTGGATCCCAGTGGATTAGTCGAAGTCCGTGCAGAGGTGGATCCAGGATTTCGAGAATATGGGTGCACTATTATAAAGCAGTAGATCCAGTATATAAATTTGAACAGTTCAACAAGATAGACATAAGATTTGAACTCCTAAACTCACTTAGAAAGGTGCACCCAGTCATCATTGCATTATATGATACGTTGAGCTTGGgtgcatacatatatagtatttttaagcaaaatatAACACTATTACACGTGATTTAGGGAGGGATCATGGGGTCATGTGATCGTAGGAacaaccccccccccaaaacaaaAGATATGCCCCTGAGTCCGTGTATGCTGGCACGGACACCGCCATTGTCGAGAAAACTAATATGAATATTCTTTTGTTACCCTCACGTTAAAAGTTTGCAGCAACCATATACTTGCTGAAAACTTAATTCCTTTGATTTCAAGAAATTCACTACTGTGTCTATCTGTGGGGAGGGTGGGAGGAGAACAACTTCCAACAAAGCCAAACACGGTatcttttttgtttgatatgacACCCAAACTTAGAACTAGACAAAATGATGATTACTCATTCGATAATATCTGCAATCCACTATGAAATATTAATAATTTATCACTGACTAGATGATGTCCATGGTGTGCTATCAGGAAATGAATAACTTATACTGACAGATGAATGATGGTTCCTTTATAGAAAATAAGTAGTCAGAATTAAATATTGAGATAGAAGAAGAAAGGCAGAAGACAACATCAAAAGTTAACCCCTAGAACCTAATTTATCCCCATGAAAGGAGTAGAATAAACATGCAAAATCGAAAGTACAacccaggaaaaaaaaaaacaatcatcAAAAAAGGATTGTCAACGTGTACTTTTATAGGGAAAAAAGTGGTGTATGTTTTGTGATGTTCTTCCATCTCTGAACGAGTAGCAACTACACTCCAGTAAAGAACTTCGAATACCGGCTTTTAATGCATGCAAAAGAGGCAGGTCAACTATTTTAGGAAAGAAGCATAAATTATTAGAACCAGCTAACCTTGGGTACATAAAGCCACTAGTCTGTTCCCCACCAGAAAGATACTCCTGAAGCATCTGAGGATGATATTCTAAAATCTGTTTGTTCAAGACAAGTTTAAAGTCAGTCCTTTGGTCCATTTCACTAACAAGGTAAAGCCATTAATACTACAGAAAGCCGCACCTCACGATATATGAGTTCTCTAACATCATCTTTTGCCAGTTTCCTCTTCTCAAATTCAAACTCAAGCTTTGATATTGGTGGTCTAGATGGTTCACGATCAGCATTTGATAAACCACGGAAGTAAGGATCAGCCAATCCCTAAGAAAAGGCAATATTAGTGTTTCTAAGTCAATTGGACTTGAGATTTTCATTTAGTAGATGAAATAACATTGGATTTATTTTGAATCACTACCTCTTCTGCTGATGGCCGATCTTTAGGGTCAAATGCGAGCAGTCGTTCAAGTAGGCGTAATGCCAAGGGATCTGCATTTGGAAACTTTTTTGTAAATGGAACCGGCTGTTTCTTCCGCATGCTACTGAGGTATCTTCTTGCCTTTTCATTTCTAATCTGCCAGTTTTGAATGAAAACAAGTTcataaaataagagaaaaataaagtGACACCATGGAACTTCTTAGCAACAATTTTTTCTACCTTATCTTCTAAAGATAACACATAAATACCACCCTATACTTGTCCCATTTTTTCAACTGTATACTTTATTTTAGCATATTTGCTCAAAGTGGTATAAATACCACCTTTAGGACCAACGTGACAACTGTGGTGTTTGCACAAACTGTGCAGCCCGTGAGAAGCCtaatttttactttcttttcttttttctttttttctttcttcgttTCTTCTCCCCAACAACTGGTCTGCCACTTCCACCACCAAACCTCCTTCGCTAGTCAGCAGAAACACAAGCTTTCTAATTCTCTTTGCCACCTTCATTCAAGTTTTAAGAGTTCAACCACTGCAATTCAACCAGCATTTTTAACACTACAATTCACAAGCCATTGTCCTCATCTTAAATTCACCACTATGCCTTACACCACCTTCAAGAGGCATCAATATTACATCTTTGTGATCACAGGTCATTCACACAAAATAAAACCACCTCCACTACATGTCAAAACACCCCAAAAACCAGTGACACCACTGGCAAAAAATCTTTCAGGATGCTGGAGGACCACCAGAAAGAGAGCATCAGTCACAGCACCTGAACCCCACACGTACAGGGCGATAGAAACCAGGAAAAAAACATCACCAGCAAGCTCCCCATCACTACCAGAAATCTCCAAATGGCATCACCTTCATCAGTTTTCATGCCATAGATCCTGCCCTGTctctcttttcaatttttttacttCAGCAACAACCAACATGGAACACCACAGCTTCTCCGCCTTCAACCAACGAAGCCCGACAAAACCACAATTTTGGGGTGATTTTGATTATCAACAATGGTAGTTTCGGGGATCTATGATGTGACGAAATAAAACGGGtgtgatgattttttttaagattgATGGTGGAATCAAAATTGAAAGACAGTaagtaatataaaaagaaaagaaaaattatgagGCAAAATATTATTGGTGCGTCACTACACTGCCATTTATAAAACTGGCGTTGGTCGCAAAGGCTGGTATTTATACCACTTCAAACAAATATAGGAGTGTCATAGGGACTGCACTATATAAGAGAATGACTTAAGGCAATTGCCTTATACTTTGACTATTAATTCATGTGCACAAACCTCCCTCTTAAAAGATAAAGTTAAATATCCACTTGCGAATATGGGACAAGTATAGGGTATTTTTATAAGTATCATCCTCATCTTCTGTTCTCATATATATCTACTTACTAGTATTGAACACATACATTGACACAAAAAGCATGCACATTATTAAAGAACAATATGAGAAAGAAAAGCATATATTATGAGAACTGACCTTTGCAACTGTTTCAGGTGGAGGTGTCCCAAGCAAATCTGTGATTAGGTCTAATTGATGCACCACATTCTTTCCAGGAAATAATGGTTTGCCAGAAAGCAACTCTGCAAATATGCATCCGATGCTCCAAATATCAATAGCAGGAGTATACTGCAAATAGAGAACTCTCAGAGACAGTATATTTCACATGTAAATGCGTCTATGAAGATGTgtcaacaacaaaaataaagtcTTCACATGTATGATAAAGTTGTTTCATAGTGAAACCACATCTTTCCACATTATATTTCTTTCATCAAAATTTGGCAAGGAAAAAATCCTAGTCCTTAAAGTGTATAAACTGTAGGTCCCCAAGCCATGTTTCAGTGTAAAATGCAAGAGAAGCGGCttcttagcatctcatctatTTTCTCAGTCCACGTCAATGCTGGAACCAGACTCAAACTAAACTTGGACAAAGAAGTTCTCAGAAGGTTAACTGAGTCTGACTCATTCATGCTCAAATCCAATAAAAGTGTAGTGTGCTCTGTGCAAAAAACTAAAGCCCATCTGACAACTGATTAGGCTCCTCTGAAATGATATTTTTACTACTCTttgaaattttcactttttcgaGAGATTGATACTCATTACAGAAGGTGGAGCATATGCTATAAGATGGAAATTCTGATCATTGATCCAATTCAAAGATATTACGCTAGAACCTAAGttcttgaattcaaattttctttttccaacaagtaactcCATAGCTTATCAACTATCCTTTCACCTCTAATGAGAGAGGTGAACCTATAATTCAACGTAGCTAGCATAGGATAATATGATAAACAGCTAACATCTTCTCCAAACAAGAATAAAGAACAGATTAGCGAAACAAAGTTATAGATCTCATAATAATGTGACTTTTATGTATTACTACTGAGATTCTCCCCTTTGCTCTACTTCCTTTATCCTTTCGGTTTTTGCTTCAGTCAATTTTTCAGTCAGTGCATTTTCAAGTTGTAATCAAATGAATCTAGATTGCAGGCATTGTTAAAGGCTGCAAAGGCATATGAGTACATGCAGTGTCAGCCACAAACCTGTTATTGTGAAAAATAATTACTTTTGCTAGTGTTTTGCCCTCCCCAAGGAAACAGAAAGACTATAATATAATCTATGAATCTCAAAGGAAAGCAAAAGACTAGAGGTGAGGAGTAACATAATAACAAGGAACAATCTTGATCATAATAAATTGACACTAAGTGCAAAAGTCTGGAGAAGTAGCAAAATAATGGGAAACAATCTTCAATGTAATATATTAAAACCAAGTGTCATTAACTATAATCAACTGTGCATTGCAGTTGTTGAATATATGGAACAGAATGAACAATTAAACTCTGAAATTTATTAACAGAATGAACAATTAAACTCTGAAATTTACTGCCATTGCAGTTATTGTATATACACCTGCAGAATGAAcaataaaacttttaaaagtgagaaatgaatcttaccttagagaAAAAGGAGCCACATAGCTCAGGAGCACGATACCATCGAGTTGCAACATAATCCTTTAATACATTCAAAAAGATACATGTATAAGAAACACAAGGCAAAAAACATGTATAAAAACAATGGAGAAaggaaaatttttaaatttgaacttACAGTCCAGAAAATAGCTGATGGCACATCATTGAAAGATACACGAGCAAGCCCAAAATCACATATCTTCAACTTACAGTCAGCATTAGCAAGAATATTTTTCGGCTTTAAATCCCGGTGGAAAATATTTGCTGTTAAGGGGGCAAAAATGGCAGGTTGGTTATCACAGAGGTAATTTTAACTTGTATAGTTAGAGGTAGTAAAAGGCACATTACAAAGAACCAACCTGTATGAATATATTTTAGTCCACGTAGAAGCTGATACAGGAAAAACTGATAATGCTCATGTGTAAGATCATTATTGGCCTTAATTACCTGATGGAGATCTGATTCCATCAATTCAAAAACAACATAAATATCTTTAAACTCTCTTCGAGAAGGAGGCAACATAATGTGCTTTATTTCTACAATATCTGGATGCCTAAGTAGCCGAAGAAGCTTGATTTCTCTCAAGATTCTTGTAGCATCGGAAACATGGTCAAACACATCATTAATTTTCTTGATTGCAACTTTTTCACCAGTATGGGTGTCGACAGCGGACCCCACAACTCCATAGCTGCCTTTGCCAATTACTTCCTGAACTTGGTATCTACTTGCCTCTCCATATTCAGTAAAGAATTCCGTCTCCAACGTATTCTGAACAACAACATcccatttaaaataaatatcgTATATCTGAAAGCTAAAATAGCAGTATTCCCCCCTACTCTTACCCatgtctcaaattatctatcaTAATTCTCTTTTACACGctccttaagaaacattaattaGGAGGGCGTTTTAACTATGTTACCCTTCATTGTATTTGAACAATCATAATTTCAACCCATAATTGAGATGTTTGTAGTCTTCAAGAACAATCgctactaagggtaaaattggaaagaaaaaaattgttttgaaccTCTAAAACAAATGATctgagacaactatttttaaaaaccacGAGAGATatttgagacggaggaagtaatAAGAGATGATTAGAAGTAACTTCATGTGCTAGAAATTACAAACACACAATGAAAACAAAAATCTAAGCAATCAAGAAAGCTGGTTCTTTGACATGACTTCCCCATTGACCAAAATCCATCTGATACTTCCCCTTAAAACTTAATGTTATATTGTCaacaaaaaattcaatctttttacatatatatatatatatatatgtatgtgaaatACAGACATCAAGATTCAAGACAGATCATCCACATCAAATTAAGCAGTTAACAAATAcattaaaatcaacaaaaaggGGGTACACAGAagcaaggaaagaaaaaggaccTTTTTGATAGGATCCATGGTGGGAAAATCGATCCTTTTGGGTACTTTGATGAGATTTAGACCAGTAATATCAAAGTCTTCAGTAATGGTAAATTCTTCTTCTTGTAAATTGTTGGTTTTGTGTAGATCAATTGTTAAGATTGAATCatcattattgttgttgttgttgttgtgacgACGATGGAACCAACGAAGAACGCCATCCACAAATGTACCACTACCCCCCATATACAAATAATACTAACACTTGCTTCCTAAAGTTTCGTGTTGATTCTTGATTACTCACCACAAGATCTCAGCATTCCACGCTGCTTTCTCTCTTCTATCTTTGTTGGTTGGCTTTTATATTTCTGTGGAAGGAAAACAAGTTGGCACTTTAGTAGTGTTTTAGGAGTTTAGGACAGCCGTGTTACACTGGCAGGGAGATGTTTGTTTCCACGTTCCTACTACCTTTGAATTTTTTGATTTGAAACCATATTGTTATGCAAATTACGCCTACCATGTGAGTCCGAGGTCCGAACCTAAATGGCCAACAGACtaaatgaaccaaaataccctacgaaaaaaaaaaaaaaagttatcaaAGTATCCCTGCACTAAACAAGGTGGGTTAAACAAGC is a window of Lycium ferocissimum isolate CSIRO_LF1 chromosome 12, AGI_CSIRO_Lferr_CH_V1, whole genome shotgun sequence DNA encoding:
- the LOC132039764 gene encoding mitogen-activated protein kinase 9-like, producing the protein MGGSGTFVDGVLRWFHRRHNNNNNNNDDSILTIDLHKTNNLQEEEFTITEDFDITGLNLIKVPKRIDFPTMDPIKKNTLETEFFTEYGEASRYQVQEVIGKGSYGVVGSAVDTHTGEKVAIKKINDVFDHVSDATRILREIKLLRLLRHPDIVEIKHIMLPPSRREFKDIYVVFELMESDLHQVIKANNDLTHEHYQFFLYQLLRGLKYIHTANIFHRDLKPKNILANADCKLKICDFGLARVSFNDVPSAIFWTDYVATRWYRAPELCGSFFSKYTPAIDIWSIGCIFAELLSGKPLFPGKNVVHQLDLITDLLGTPPPETVAKIRNEKARRYLSSMRKKQPVPFTKKFPNADPLALRLLERLLAFDPKDRPSAEEGLADPYFRGLSNADREPSRPPISKLEFEFEKRKLAKDDVRELIYREILEYHPQMLQEYLSGGEQTSGFMYPSGVDRFKRQFAHLEEHQSRGERSTPLQRQHASLPRERVPAPKDDASSQNNDCEKRTVSTTLQSPPALSEGSDHSARSLLKSASISASKCVVVKKRNTEEEPIEEQNEEVDGLSQEVAALHA